CAGTATGTCACGATTTACTACAATGCAGCAACAGCTCTATATGTAGTGGAGTAGGTATAAGCATGTGGTGGGTCAACTTCGTAGCCTTCTGTAAAGCTcagttttcaaaatactttttgttcCAGCTTTGAGGTCGGGATTCTGAAATGGAAATAAATCTAAGGTAAACTATTCCGAAAAACATGGAGAATTTGTTCTGCTATAGCATAACTACTAAAAGAATTTCATTCAGAAGTTTGTGAAATGAGTTACCGTTGTAGTGTTTTTCAAAGTAGTTGTGCTTGCGTGCCTAGCAGCTTTTATAACAAGCTCCAATTCCATCTCATTGATAACCTGCATTAAAGTCCACTGCTCATttatatttaacaaatttaaacataATTGAACATTTATAGATCAGTGCTTCCCGATTCGTTTTCCACTTCGAACACCCGGGATCTAACGATGTCGACCCTGCATCTCCTCGTTTGCAGGGACGCAtgacaaatttttcatgttaaaaCTCACAACCTAGCAACAGATTTATTCAGCACCAAGGAGCGCGGGCAATGCTGGGCACCTCAAATTAGGAAGCACTGATCCATGctaattataataatataattacgTCCGCCAGAGTGGTACTTGTTTTCTGCAAGTGGATAATGatagataaaaatttttcgtGGCCAAGAAAGTTGGGCGAAAATTTTATCACCGACAACAACCTGAAAATTAATACGGCTCGGTTTAAGTGATCAAGCAAAAAAGATTCAGGAACACGACAAGAGAAAAACTGAATTTTCCAACCTAACTGCCGCggcataaaaatacaaatcgCATGTAGACTTGGGAAATAACAATCGAAATGCTTCATGAGGCTTCATCAGTTGCTCAAACAGAATAGTTGGCTGAAGTTTAGAGGCAAGTAATTGAAAAATGTCATCGGATAAATTCAATTCACACTTGTCACTCATTTCCATGAAGCAACCCTCATAGATTGCCAGACAAATGAAATATGAAACATATACCTGTAAACCAAAGAAACGTAAGTTCGTGGTCCACAGATCCACCATGTTCTATAGATAGATGGATGGATACCTCCTATATTGAGTAATTCATGGAATAATCTTACATTTTCCGAATACTTCGACAACGTTGCCAACACGTCGACGGTATTGTGGTGCTTCAGGCTATGCTTAAGTACAACTAGAGACAGGCAGAAGCAGATTGAAACGTCAAAGGCGTTTGAAGCGCAGCATTGATAAGCACTATCAAAGCGATCAATTGAATTGTCTTTTCCAGCAAATAGGTCGTGAAAACTTTGCCAAACTGCCATTGAGTTTGGGCACCTGACAATAAAAACATCATTCTTGTAAATAATGATTGAAACCATCACAAGCTGTGTAAAGAACATCGCCACTGATAAATGTGAATAATTGCAGCATGACaaacttaaatattttgaaacctACTTGACCCTACAGAGGCATCTGATATCTCGTAAATCGTCCCAAGACGTTAGAAGTGTTACAAACAGCAGCGGAAAGTTTTTCACCCAACTAGGAAATAAAGACGTATCATCACGAACACTCTGAAAAAATACGATATGGTAAAAATGGTAACTACGAAATAGTAAAACTACACAGTACGAAGAGTGAAAAGAGAAATCAAAAGCGTGAAGAAAACAGACGTCAAAGCAATGCATGTTCCGTTACGCCTAAGAGTTTCAATAGACTGCAGATAAAATGGAACTTACTAGGAAATAACCTTGAAGTAAATGAGACGCTACGCCCCAAACGTAACGCTTTTCGACAAGTGGGTTCGCGTAGTTAACTAAGCAATCCTGCACAAAATGTCCCAATGCTTTACAATCATCTTCATTCTGCAAAGTTATGCTCTTATGATAATCATCAAATGAAACAGAGGCATGGGAGTCCAACCCCTCTGGAATCCTGGGCCAGGAAAATTTCATGACGCCCTCTAAgtgcttttgtttaattgataatttaatcgtGATTTTTGTTCGCCACTGGAAAGGTTGCGGGTGGGCGCCCGTGACAAATAATTTGCATAACAGAAAACAATGGTTACCAGGTCGTAAGGCTGTGGCCACGGCGAGGCGGAATACGACGTGCTTTGAgggaataaaaattttggtggTAGTTTGATGAGGAAGTCGCATATTTTGGAGACCTcgtttttcttaaaaatctCTTCTTTTAAGGATGCTGGTTCatgtaaaaattgttttaaaaagtacACTTCCCATATTTATTACAGTGAGCAAACAGGTATATGGAATTCATACCAGATGAAACATTTGTCGATATATTTAGCCGTTTTTCAAATACAGACATCAACCATTCACCAGAAGATGCTCCACTTTCACAGCCATCAAACAGTAGCAAAAGGTTCGATGCCATGAAGTCCACCACCTAcatatatttcaaacaatgaaattcgAAAATACTATTAAGTGGTTCCCAATTACATGACATTTTTAAATCCTTTCCAACCTCAAAATTAGAAATTATCCTCCAGCATCTTAAGACCATGCATAAACTTTCTTCGAGTGAGTTGAGATCTAGAGGTTCttgaaagaaaatatgttGATACATATATTTCCTTGCCCTGGACAGATTGAAAACAGTACAAGTTGATTGTCTTGGGTGTTTTCAAACAcaatacaaaaagaaaaataatataatccCTGCAATATACTACATACCCAGGGTTAAAGAGATCACAGTCAGTAACCATCCAAATCTCAATTTCGATAAAATCCTTCAACTGTAACACGTATCCTCTTTGTAACTATTCATATAATACTGTAAACACTACcagtatataaaaataatgtctaTGTATTGTATGTGGTATGCACTGATGTTATACTCACATGCAAATCAGCATGCAAGTGTGGCCAAATGCTTTTGATGTTTTGAGAAACATCTCTGAtagcttttaaattttcatcCAAGTTGCTTTTCAGTAAAGTTACTGCAAGTAGAAGTGGATTGTTGTAAAATGTTGATTTTGGAACATGCATAGTACTCAATACTTTAAACGTTTAGAATACTCTCACTAGTTATTAAAGCACACACATATTACCGTCTTCATTGAGTTTCCGTCTTTTTGCTTGAGAAAAATCTAGAAATAGAATTTGTCTGATAAAAGTGCTCATAAAAGACGTTACTCTTTTGAAAAGTAAACAGGTTACATTTAGATAAGGAACACAATGTGACCTTCTTCGTGGTATTTGACATAGGCTTCTATTCTTGCTTgttgaaatttaatatttctgtttaaaatggTAACAGCTGAGGTGAAGGCATCATCAAGATTGGTGGCAAAGAATAGCTCTCTCAACAACAGCACGTGAAACTTGACACAATTTAGAAACTGGGCTGAGCTCTCATTAAACGGCATTGATCTTATCACAGCATGCAATAATGTTGATTCCTGTAGATCAGATACATCCAGAAATAACAATCTAAgttcatttgaaaaaatattagtAATATAATCAAAGGAACACCACACCACATTCTGAGTATATGCAATTATGCATTCAAGTAATAACTGATGACTACTTTTTAAACTATTACATGCATTTTGGAATTAACTGTTGTTTGCGTATGAACACTTGAACACTTCGGAAAATATGTGACAGTCCACTGGTCTTGACTTATTGTTCCACAAAGCAGTAAGATTAATCCCGTATCAATGCTGTACACAGAGTTACAGGCCTGAAAATTATAAGAAAAACACTTAAAGAAGATACCTTGTGGAGATGTAAAAAATAATTCTACTTTATACCTACCTTATGTACGCAAGCCGACCAAATTTTGCAGCAGACTGCATCTTTTAACGAAGCATAGGAAGAAATGATACACATTAAGAAGTTTATAACATGGTGGTTTATATGTTGTTCGGATGTTGACAGGACAGAGATGAAAATATCTACAagctaaacaaaaattaaaccaacaattaaaaatgataCGACTAAACCATATTCATTTCGCACTAGGTTTTTTCTCATTAAAAGTCACCAGattaaaaatgatttgcagtCTAAAAGCCTTGTCAAAATAACACAGCTATACTTCAGAGAAATAGGTATGTAGAAAACCTTCTGTAAAGGTTTTGGACATTTTTCATCGAAGTTTGCTGAAGCCTCATCCACACAAGCAGCGCTGAATTCAACTGCAAGCAAGAAAGTTGAGCTTTAAACTGTAGAATAAATAACTAGAACTAAACTAAcaaaactaactaactaacaactagaaataaacatttacaatgcTAAAAAAAAGATTATAGTCAAAGTTATAATAGAAATTCAGAGATCTCCCAAGAACTTACCGGTGTCGGTAGCTTGTAAAAAGCTGTGTATACATCTGTTCAAGGCTTGACCAACATCAtctttagaaaaatattttgtttttataaaatcattCAAAATACGAGTTATTTCACAACCTATGACACTCAGAAAATAAGTGTCAAGAATGGTTCAAGACCTGTGGTGGCTTTGTCATGCAAAAGAGCAAAAACATAAGATTTAAATCTTGCCATCAAATCGTCAACAGTGTCAAATGCAGTGTCATCCAAATCAATTATCTctgtaaagttaaaaatacaaaaccatTAAACATAAACTAGACAGGCATACAAACATAATTCAAACTAAAAACATTGGCAATGGCATGCCATAATGTAACAATATGCAGTGGAAGCTTTCACTGTGAATTAACAGTACCTTGATAAAGACTTGCATTTTTGGCAGCGCATTCTGTGAGGTATTTTTCATGTAATTGTTTAGGGATCTTGTCTAATCTACAGCAACATAAAGCTTTTGATTATTACACTGTTCCTACCCTAAAGACCATTACATCAAAGATAAAATTATTCATCCacataaatgaaaaatgtgcAAATGCCAACTAAAATCTTGCTCACTTGAAGAGAGCAGAAatcagtttcattttttcatctTCCACGGCCGGCAACTGAAAAACACCAAATCATTGACAAAGTTTGTTTCAGACTTTTgctcaaaaaataaattattttcctATATTATTACACCATGTGGTAAACATTAATGacaaacaaattcaaaattacCGGTCTTGCTTGAAGTAATGCAGGAAGAAATGTTTCCACGTAATGAGATTTATGAAAAATactgaaagaaaaagttaGTTAATGAAGTTATATCATAACAACTGCCAGGGGTATAACATTATGCGTACAAACTTTATTAGATGTATTACCTCATTTCTATCAGACTAGTTGGGACTTTTCCTTTTCTCCCAAATGTACTGATTGCATTGCTGacctttttaattaaaaaaacttttaaaaactttaagtaGTTTCCAAGGCAGTTTGATCTAGTTTCACAAACAGCAAGAGTGTAAGCATTTAATTTCTGCTTTGGACTGACTTCCAGACTAACGGCTTCATCAACTTCCTTCTGGGGATATTCTTGTTTAAGATCAGCGAGTCTTGTTTTTGCCAATGTTGTGTATTCACGCAGAACATCACGAAGAGTAGGGCTGGGCACATACGGAGGTTTTGCAATGTGGCTCTGAAGGAAAGAATATAATCTTATACTCCTTCTCTGAAAGAACTCTGGAATTGTTAGTCCagctgtttttatttattcacttctacattttttataatttatcgCCATGTCACCATACTAAATATAACTTTGTAGGACATTTTGGACATCTATTATATCAGTTTAAAAGTTCAACACCAAAGAAAGTGAAACTGACATAAATGTATGTATGGAGCATACTCACTTTCAAGTATAAATGAGGCTCACAGGGGACAATCGATGttaaaaacttgataaaaaagcGAAAACTGCGAGGTGTGCTGGTAAGGCAGTTCAAGCCACTTCCAAAATATTTCTGAATACAAAT
Above is a window of Clavelina lepadiformis chromosome 8, kaClaLepa1.1, whole genome shotgun sequence DNA encoding:
- the LOC143469151 gene encoding uncharacterized protein LOC143469151 isoform X1 — encoded protein: MSTSSFQPLAVNQLQKDLLMIIDQNVNLEQLVEELQVIGDKELCQESTKENAGTGRDLAIDDYTNLYSDLTGIKMEQSFINIFVNQLCHLTSGFYFSCLENTKLNYIYTLIRKSPKYKDLSKSVQEAAIHFEHCLSVDVLCVLHKSQILPLANFLKLNISRNQIFKEFVHGLQRCFLHEEITVKGYATELFCFLIEIGYKEDSYQPKAMLKLSQHLLHLIFRSLLSKISELDTKSATSNRLGVFHGVCISSVCDMKILTTCFTQQLSVWITNYPVLKISDAVTQQSSWRSCSMPSMLLETYKDILLIIGSDNALVAIKKALSKHEINWKYLLTFVSSTLTFCKDAGNALDALVLEELKKGFEKMNYDHLVIGLLIARQCTSEGNHVFYSYSNWFQKYFGSGLNCLTSTPRSFRFFIKFLTSIVPCEPHLYLKSHIAKPPYVPSPTLRDVLREYTTLAKTRLADLKQEYPQKEVDEAVSLEVSNAISTFGRKGKVPTSLIEMSIFHKSHYVETFLPALLQARPLPAVEDEKMKLISALFKLDKIPKQLHEKYLTECAAKNASLYQEIIDLDDTAFDTVDDLMARFKSYVFALLHDKATTDDVGQALNRCIHSFLQATDTVEFSAACVDEASANFDEKCPKPLQKLVDIFISVLSTSEQHINHHVINFLMCIISSYASLKDAVCCKIWSACVHKACNSVYSIDTGLILLLCGTISQDQWTVTYFPKCSSVHTQTTVNSKMHESTLLHAVIRSMPFNESSAQFLNCVKFHVLLLRELFFATNLDDAFTSAVTILNRNIKFQQARIEAYVKYHEEDFSQAKRRKLNEDVTLLKSNLDENLKAIRDVSQNIKSIWPHLHADLHLKDFIEIEIWMVTDCDLFNPGARKYMYQHIFFQEPLDLNSLEESLCMVLRCWRIISNFEVVDFMASNLLLLFDGCESGASSGEWLMSVFEKRLNISTNVSSASLKEEIFKKNEVSKICDFLIKLPPKFLFPQSTSYSASPWPQPYDLHLEGVMKFSWPRIPEGLDSHASVSFDDYHKSITLQNEDDCKALGHFVQDCLVNYANPLVEKRYVWGVASHLLQGYFLSVRDDTSLFPSWVKNFPLLFVTLLTSWDDLRDIRCLCRVKCPNSMAVWQSFHDLFAGKDNSIDRFDSAYQCCASNAFDVSICFCLSLVVLKHSLKHHNTVDVLATLSKYSENVYVSYFICLAIYEGCFMEMSDKCELNLSDDIFQLLASKLQPTILFEQLMKPHEAFRLLFPKSTCDLYFYAAAVRLLSVIKFSPNFLGHEKFLSIIIHLQKTSTTLADVINEMELELVIKAARHASTTTLKNTTTNPDLKAGTKSILKTELYRRLRS
- the LOC143469151 gene encoding uncharacterized protein LOC143469151 isoform X2, yielding MSTSSFQPLAVNQLQKDLLMIIDQNVNLEQLVEELQVIGDKELCQESTKENAGTGRDLAIDDYTNLYSDLTGIKMEQSFINIFVNQLCHLTSGFYFSCLENTKLNYIYTLIRKSPKYKDLSKSVQEAAIHFEHCLSVDVLCVLHKSQILPLANFLKLNISRNQIFKEFVHGLQRCFLHEEITVKGYATELFCFLIEIGYKEDSYQPKAMLKLSQHLLHLIFRSLLSKISELDTKSATSNRLGVFHGVCISSVCDMKILTTCFTQQLSVWITNYPVLKISDAVTQQSSWRSCSMPSMLLETYKDILLIIGSDNALVAIKKALSKHEINWKYLLTFVSSTLTFCKDAGNALDALVLEELKKGFEKMNYDHLVIGLLIARQCTSEGNHVFYSYSNWFQKYFGSGLNCLTSTPRSFRFFIKFLTSIVPCEPHLYLKSHIAKPPYVPSPTLRDVLREYTTLAKTRLADLKQEYPQKEVDEAVSLEVSNAISTFGRKGKVPTSLIEMSIFHKSHYVETFLPALLQARPLPAVEDEKMKLISALFKLDKIPKQLHEKYLTECAAKNASLYQEIIDLDDTAFDTVDDLMARFKSYVFALLHDKATTDDVGQALNRCIHSFLQATDTVEFSAACVDEASANFDEKCPKPLQKLVDIFISVLSTSEQHINHHVINFLMCIISSYASLKDAVCCKIWSACVHKACNSVYSIDTGLILLLCGTISQDQWTVTYFPKCSSVHTQTTVNSKMHESTLLHAVIRSMPFNESSAQFLNCVKFHVLLLRELFFATNLDDAFTSAVTILNRNIKFQQARIEAYVKYHEEDFSQAKRRKLNEDVTLLKSNLDENLKAIRDVSQNIKSIWPHLHADLHLQRGYVLQLKDFIEIEIWMVTDCDLFNPGARKYMYQHIFFQEPLDLNSLEESLCMVLRCWRIISNFEVVDFMASNLLLLFDGCESGASSGEWLMSVFEKRLNISTNVSSASLKEEIFKKNEVSKICDFLIKLPPKFLFPQSTSYSASPWPQPYDLNEDDCKALGHFVQDCLVNYANPLVEKRYVWGVASHLLQGYFLSVRDDTSLFPSWVKNFPLLFVTLLTSWDDLRDIRCLCRVKCPNSMAVWQSFHDLFAGKDNSIDRFDSAYQCCASNAFDVSICFCLSLVVLKHSLKHHNTVDVLATLSKYSENVYVSYFICLAIYEGCFMEMSDKCELNLSDDIFQLLASKLQPTILFEQLMKPHEAFRLLFPKSTCDLYFYAAAVRLLSVIKFSPNFLGHEKFLSIIIHLQKTSTTLADVINEMELELVIKAARHASTTTLKNTTTNPDLKAGTKSILKTELYRRLRS